In one Musa acuminata AAA Group cultivar baxijiao chromosome BXJ2-5, Cavendish_Baxijiao_AAA, whole genome shotgun sequence genomic region, the following are encoded:
- the LOC135611953 gene encoding protein ALTERED PHOSPHATE STARVATION RESPONSE 1-like — protein MGCTYSRVDVDEVVWQCKERRRLMKQLLSCRAELAAAHMAYLQSLRNTGATLRQFTEVETMIPGGTPPIGLALPPSPPPPPTLPPSPPPPPEFSLRAAKEVTREKLSDEDSSDMDDDESCPMPPPPLPSSVWDCWDPSGPPASSGSSSPVPDGGDVTHAAAEEEDWAETKTEFAEGEEEEEVVVEDEDDKAVQRKEAFAVALNRAREKCPAKELADDSLSAASWFTKDTDIGMVVWRSKKTLEGIIKELDDYFLKAAAGGKDLAVLLESNRTYCHPWDLQAREGRSSTSAKVVNVLSWNWSFKSTHSNRDAQDENSASRPSNHCTTLEKLFAEEQKLYKLVKDEESANSQHKKIILLLHKLEAGDYDWTKTEKARSDIEDLQCQMVSLKEAISGTCLSILKLRDEELFPQLIEFSVGLEKMWRTMYECHQVQNHVSQQANLLDSHLGNDPTTDSHRHAISQLEAEVTSWYSSFCDLFRCQREYVRILNQWVRLTDRLPENNAFMGSTSSIRGFCEELQGVLDGLPDKVAAEAIKNFLLVIRSIVLQHTEEHSLQKKSDRLQRRLEKELNSLGSIENLVEVPHVNHPPSSTKHAKLEAFKKRVEEERIKYLNSVHTSRAMIVNNLQTSLPNVFQALMGFSSVCVQAFESITGSVEDVTSFSDGVSPVHQ, from the exons ATGGGGTGCACCTACTCGAGGGTGGATGTGGACGAGGTGGTGTGGCAGTGCAAGGAGCGCCGGCGGCTCATGAAGCAGCTGCTGAGCTGCAGGGCCGAGCTCGCCGCCGCCCACATGGCGTACCTGCAGTCGTTGCGGAACACGGGCGCCACCCTTAGacagttcactgaagtggagacgATGATCCCGGGCGGTACTCCGCCTATTGGACTCGCATTGCCACCCTCCCCGCCCCCGCCGCCGACTCTTCCGCCTTCGCCTCCGCCCCCTCCCGAATTTAGTCTCCGTGCCGCGAAGGAGGTAACGAGGGAGAAGTTGTCCGATGAGGATTCAAGCGATATGGATGATGACGAGAGCTGCCCGATGCCTCCACCTCCCCTCCCCAGCTCGGTCTGGGACTGTTGGGATCCTTCTGGCCCTCCAGCTTCGTCGGGTTCCTCATCTCCGGTACCCGATGGAGGAGATGTTACACATGCTGCGGCGGAAGAAGAGGATTGGGCGGAGACTAAAACGGAGTTTGCGGagggggaagaggaggaagaggtggtCGTGGAGGACGAAGATGACAAAGCGGTCCAAAGAAAGGAGGCTTTTGCTGTGGCATTGAATCGGGCGAGGGAGAAATGCCCGGCAAAGGAATTGGCTGATGATAGCTTGTCGGCAGCGAGTTGGTTCACCAAAGATACAGACATAGGGATGGTGGTGTGGAGGAGCAAGAAGACATTGGAGGGGATTATAAAGGAGCTAGATGATTATTTCCTGAAAGCTGCAGCTGGAGGGAAGGATCTTGCAGTCCTTCTCGAGTCCAATCGGACCTATTGTCATCCTTGGGACCTTCAAGCAAGGGAAG GGAGAAGTTCCACGTCCGCCAAAGTCGTAAACGTGTTGTCTTGGAACTGGTCTTTCAAATCAACTCATTCTAACAGAGATGCTCAAGATGAAAATAGTGCTAGTAGGCCCAGTAACCATTGCACAACCCTCGAGAAGCTTTTTGCAGAGGAGCAGAAGCTCTACAAGCTAGTGAAG GATGAGGAAAGTGCTAACTCCCAGCACAAGAAGATAATCCTACTACTGCATAAACTAGAAGCTGGAGATTATGACTGGACAAAAACTGAGAAAGCTCGTTCGGACATTGAGGATTTGCAGTGCCAAATGGTTTCTCTGAAGGAGGCAATAAGTGGAACATGTTTGTCCATATTAAAACTTAGGGATGAAGAGTTATTTCCACAGTTGATTGAATTCTCTGTAGG GCTTGAGAAGATGTGGAGAACAATGTATGAATGTCATCAAGTGCAAAACCATGTTTCTCAACAAGCAAATCTTCTTGACAGTCATTTGGGCAATGATCCAACCACTGATTCTCATCGTCATGCCATATCTCAGCTAGAAGCAGAGGTGACTTCTTGGTATAGTTCGTTCTGCGACCTCTTCCGCTGTCAGCGTGAGTATGTTCGCATTCTCAACCAGTGGGTTAGACTGACTGACAGACTTCCGGAAAATAATGCCTTTATGGGTTCAACATCTAGTATCCGTGGTTTTTGTGAAGAATTACAGGGAGTTCTTGATGGGCTACCAGACAAG GTAGCAGCTGAGGCAATCAAGAACTTTCTATTGGTTATCCGCTCTATCGTTCTGCAACATACCGAAGAGCACAGCCTGCAGAAGAAATCCGATCGACTTCAGAGAAGGTTGGAGAAAGAGTTAAACTCGCTTGGGAGTATAGAGAACTTGGTCGAAGTACCTCATGTGAATCACCCACCATCGTCAACAAAGCATGCAAAACTGGAAGCTTTCAAGAAGAGGGTGGAGGAAGAAAGGATCAAGTATCTAAATTCTGTTCACACGAGCCGAGCCATGATCGTGAACAATCTGCAGACAAGCCTCCCGAATGTATTCCAGGCTCTCATGGGGTTTTCGAGCGTATGCGTGCAGGCGTTCGAGAGCATTACTGGTTCGGTGGAAGATGTAACGAGTTTTTCCGATGGTGTTTCACCTGTACACCAATGA
- the LOC135581733 gene encoding auxin response factor 17-like: MRLTSPTLTTQPQEEEPRCLNSELWHACAGPLVSLPAVGSRVVYFPQGHSEQVAASTNKEVDSQIPNYPSLPPQLICQLHNVTMHADVETDEVYAQMTLQPLSAQEQKDPYLPADLGTPSKQPTNYFCKTLTASDTSTHGGFSVPRRAAEKVFPPLDFSQQPPAQELVARDLHGNEWKFRHIFRGQPKRHLLTTGWSVFVSAKRLVAGDSVLFIWNENNQLLLGIRRANRPQTVMPSSVLSSDSMHIGLLAAAAHAAATNSRFTIFYNPRASPSEFVIPLTKYVKAVYHTRVSVGMRFRMLFETEESSVRRYMGTITGISDLDPVRWPNSHWRSVKVGWDESTAGEKQPRVSLWEIEPLTTFPMYPSSFPLRFKRPWPTGLPFFHGGRDDEFSLNSPLMWLRDGGNPALQSLNFQGVGVTPWMQPRLGTSMLALQPDMHQTVAAVALQEMQTMDLTKQVTPAMLQFQQPQNTTSRSAPILHSQILQHAQPQSHQPLLHTIQGNQMQSQAQSQFLQHHLQQGHSFAEQQQQQQHNLQLQIPEHQQFQQQRVLPAYQQVPYGAANLSQLSSSSQSQSTTLNMISPSSQLKDFPDSNGNSVSASSVSPLDNILHQISPEETSQLLSLPRYAQPVTSNPWSSKRIAVESMLPSGAQSVLSQVEQIGSGQPNIPLQSVVLPPFPGRECSVNQDGNMDIQNQHMFGVNIDSSISVQNGIRSLGTGVNGTNSTNIAYAACNLLRSAGNDFPINQAVNGSNGLDESGLLQSTENVDQVNSQSGTFVKVYKSGSFGRSLDITRFSSYHELRSELGHLFGLEGQLEDPLRSGWQLVFVDREDDVLLVGDDPWQEFVNSVSCIKILSPEEVQQMGKQGVDFVNSAPIKRLQSNGCDDYVSQQHSRNLSARITSVGSFKY, from the exons ATGAGACTAACATCTCCAACTCTCACCACTCAGCCACAAGAAG AGGAACCACGGTGTCTTAACTCAGAGTTATGGCATGCATGTGCTGGACCTCTGGTGTCATTACCTGCTGTTGGAAGTCGGGTAGTATATTTTCCGCAGGGTCATAGTGAACAG GTGGCTGCATCAACCAACAAGGAAGTTGATTCTCAAATACCAAACTACCCAAGCTTGCCTCCTCAGCTGATCTGTCAGCTGCATAATGTTACTATGCAT GCTGATGTGGAGACCGACGAAGTTTATGCTCAGATGACCTTGCAACCATTGAGTGCT CAAGAGCAAAAAGATCCCTATCTCCCTGCTGATTTGGGTACCCCCAGCAAACAACCAACGAATTACTTCTGTAAGACATTGACCGCAAGTGACACCAGTACACACGGTGGATTTTCAGTTCCCCGTCGAGCAGCAGAAAAAGTTTTCCCTCCATTG GATTTTTCACAGCAGCCTCCTGCACAGGAGTTGGTTGCAAGAGACCTTCATGGCAATGAGTGGAAGTTCCGCCACATTTTTCGTG GTCAGCCAAAGAGGCATCTGCTTACTACAGGATGGAGTGTTTTTGTGAGTGCAAAGAGACTCGTTGCAGGGGATTCTGTTCTTTTTATCTG GAATGAGAACAATCAGTTGCTATTGGGTATTCGGCGTGCCAATCGACCTCAAACAGTTATGCCTTCTTCTGTATTGTCTAGTGATAGCATGCACATAGGCCTTCTTGCTGCAGCTGCTCATGCTGCTGCTACAAACAGCCGATTCACCATATTCTATAACCCAAG GGCAAGCCCTTCTGAATTTGTAATCCCACTAACGAAGTATGTTAAAGCAGTCTATCACACCCGTGTTTCTGTGGGTATGCGTTTCCGGATGCTGTTTGAAACCGAAGAATCAAGCGTTAGACG ATACATGGGTACGATTACTGGGATCAGTGATCTTGACCCTGTCCGATGGCCAAATTCACATTGGCGTTCTGTAAAG GTTGGCTGGGATGAGTCAACGGCAGGAGAGAAGCAGCCTAGGGTATCACTTTGGGAAATTGAACCTCTAACGACTTTTCCCATGTATCCGTCTTCCTTTCCTCTCCGGTTTAAGCGCCCATGGCCCACCGGATTGCCCTTCTTCCATG GTGGAAGAGATGATGAGTTCAGTCTAAATTCACCACTGATGTGGCTTAGAGATGGTGGAAATCCAGCACTTCAGTCATTGAATTTCCAGGGTGTTGGTGTGACACCTTGGATGCAGCCAAGACTTGGTACTTCTATGCTTGCTCTACAACCTGACATGCATCAGACAGTGGCTGCAGTAGCCCTTCAGGAAATGCAGACCATGGATCTTACTAAACAGGTAACCCCTGCAATGCTTCAATTTCAGCAACCTCAGAACACAACCAGCAGATCCGCACCCATACTGCATAGTCAGATCTTACAGCATGCACAGCCTCAATCTCACCAGCCCCTCCTTCACACTATTCAAGGAAATCAGATGCAAAGCCAGGCTCAGTCTCAGTTTCTTCAGCATCATTTGCAACAGGGGCATTCGTTTGCTgaacaacaacagcagcagcagcataatCTGCAGCTACAGATACCAGAGCATCAACAATTTCAGCAGCAAAGAGTTTTGCCTGCTTATCAGCAAGTTCCTTATGGTGCAGCCAATCTGTCTCAGCTTAGCTCTAGTTCTCAATCCCAATCAACCACTTTGAACATGATATCTCCATCCTCACAGTTGAAGGACTTTCCAGATTCTAATGGTAACTCTGTTTCGGCATCTAGTGTCTCCCCCCTTGATaacattttacatcaaatttctcCAGAAGAAACATCACAACTTCTTAGTTTGCCAAGATATGCCCAACCAGTTACTTCGAATCCCTGGTCGTCGAAGCGAATTGCAGTTGAATCAATGCTTCCTTCGGGAGCTCAAAGTGTACTCTCACAGGTGGAACAAATAGGTTCTGGACAGCCTAATATCCCCTTACAATCTGTAGTGCTACCACCATTTCCGGGAAGAGAGTGCTCAGTGAATCAAGATGGCAATATGGATATCCAAAACCAGCACATGTTTGGTGTCAATATTGACTCATCGATTTCAGTACAGAATGGCATCCGAAGTCTTGGTACTGGTGTCAATGGAACTAATTCAACAAACATAGCGTATGCTGCATGCAATTTATTGAGGTCTGCTGGAAATGATTTTCCTATCAATCAAGCAGTAAATGGGTCGAATGGTCTGGATGAATCAGGCCTTTTGCAGTCTACTGAGAATGTTGATCAAGTGAACTCACAGAGTGGAACATTTGTTAAG GTTTATAAATCAGGTTCATTTGGGAGGTCACTGGACATCACGAGGTTTAGCAGCTACCACGAGTTGCGAAGTGAGCTTGGGCACCTGTTTGGCCTGGAAGGCCAATTGGAGGACCCTTTGAGATCAGGCTGGCAGCTTGTATTCGTCGACCGGGAGGATGATGTTCTTCTTGTTGGCGATGATCCATGGCA GGAGTTTGTCAACAGTGTATCGTGCATAAAGATACTTTCGCCCGAAGAAGTGCAACAGATGGGCAAACAAGGTGTAGATTTTGTGAATTCAGCCCCCATCAAAAGGCTTCAAAGTAATGGGTGTGATGACTATGTAAGTCAGCAGCATTCAAGAAATCTCAGCGCCAGGATCACGTCGGTCGGGTCGTTCAAATACTGA